A genomic window from Zea mays cultivar B73 unplaced genomic scaffold, Zm-B73-REFERENCE-NAM-5.0 scaffold_253, whole genome shotgun sequence includes:
- the LOC118474331 gene encoding ribulose bisphosphate carboxylase large chain, translating to MSCREGLMSPQTETKASVGFKAGVKDYKLTYYTPEYETKDTDILAAFRVTPQLGVPPEEAGAAVAAESSTGTWTTVWTDGLTSLDRYKGRCYHIEPVPGDPDQYICYVAYPLDLFEEGSVTNMFTSIVGNVFGFKALRALRLEDLRIPPAYSKTFQGPPHGIQVERDKLNKYGRPLLGCTIKPKLGLSAKNYGRACYECLRGGLDFTKDDENVNSQPFMRWRDRFVFCAEAIYKAQAETGEIKGHYLNATAGTCEEMIKRAVFARELGVPIVMHDYLTGGFTANTTLSHYCRDNGLLLHIHRAMHAVIDRQKNHGMHFRVLAKALRMSGGDHIHSGTVVGKLEGEREITLGFVDLLRDDFIEKDRSRGIFFTQDWVSMPGVIPVASGGIHVWHMPALTEIFGDDSVLQFGGGTLGHPWGNAPGAAANRVALEACVQARNEGRDLAREGNEIIKAACKWSAELAAACEIWKEIKFDGFKAMDTI from the coding sequence ATGAGTTGTAGGGAGGGACTTATGTCACCACAAACAGAAACTAAAGCAAGTGTTGGATTTAAAGCTGGTGTTAAGGATTATAAATTGACTTACTACACCCCGGAGTACGAAACCAAGGATACTGATATCTTGGCAGCATTCCGAGTAACTCCTCAGCTCGGGGTTCCGCCTGAAGAAGCAGGAGCTGCAGTAGCTGCGGAATCTTCTACTGGTACATGGACAACTGTTTGGACTGATGGACTTACCAGTCTTGATCGTTACAAAGGACGATGCTATCACATCGAGCCCGTTCCTGGGGACCCAGATCAATATATCTGTTATGTAGCTTATCCATTAGACCTATTTGAAGAGGGTTCTGTTACTAACATGTTTACTTCCATTGTGGGTAACGTATTTGGTTTCAAAGCCTTACGCGCTCTACGTTTGGAGGATCTACGAATTCCCCCTGCTTATTCAAAAACTTTCCAAGGTCCGCCTCACGGTATCCAAGTTGAAAGGGATAAGTTGAACAAGTACGGTCGTCCTTTATTGGGATGTACTATTAAACCAAAATTGGGATTATCCGCAAAAAATTACGGTAGAGCGTGTTATGAGTGTCTACGCGGTGGACTTGATTTTACCAAAGATGATGAAAACGTAAACTCACAACCATTTATGCGCTGGAGAGACCGTTTTGTCTTTTGTGCCGAAGCAATTTATAAAGCACAAGCCGAAACTGGTGAAATCAAGGGGCATTACTTGAATGCGACTGCAGGTACATGCGAAGAAATGATTAAGAGAGCTGTATTTGCAAGGGAATTAGGGGTTCCTATTGTAATGCATGACTACTTAACAGGAGGATTCACCGCAAATACTACTTTGTCTCATTATTGCCGCGACAACGGCCTACTTCTTCACATTCACCGAGCAATGCATGCAGTTATTGATAGACAGAAAAATCATGGTATGCATTTCCGTGTATTAGCTAAAGCATTGCGTATGTCGGGGGGAGATCATATCCACTCCGGTACAGTAGTAGGTAAGTTAGAAGGGGAACGCGAAATAACTTTAGGTTTTGTTGATTTATTGCGCGATGATTTTATTGAAAAAGATCGTTCTCGCGGTATCTTTTTCACTCAGGACTGGGTATCCATGCCAGGTGTTATACCGGTGGCTTCTGGGGGTATTCATGTTTGGCATATGCCAGCTCTGACCGAAATCTTTGGAGATGATTCCGTATTACAATTTGGTGGAGGAACTTTAGGACATCCTTGGGGAAATGCACCTGGTGCAGCAGCTAATCGTGTGGCTTTAGAAGCCTGTGTACAAGCTCGTAACGAAGGGCGCGATCTTGCTCGTGAAGGTAATGAAATTATCAAAGCAGCTTGCAAATGGAGTGCTGAACTAGCCGCAGCTTGTGAAATATGGAAGGAGATCAAATTTGATGGTTTCAAAGCGATGGATACcatataa
- the LOC118474330 gene encoding ATP synthase subunit beta, chloroplastic-like, with translation MRTNPTTSRPGISTIEEKSVGRIDQIIGPVLDITFPPGKLPYIYNALIVKSRDTADKQINVTCEVQQLLGNNRVRAVAMSATEGLMRGMEVIDTGTPLSVPVGGATLGRIFNVLGEPIDNLGPVDTSATFPIHRSAPAFIELDTKLSIFETGIKVVDLLAPYRRGGKIGLFGGAGVGKTVLIMELINNIAKAHGGVSVFGGVGERTREGNDLYMEMKESGVINEKNIEESKVALVYGQMNEPPGARMRVGLTALTMAEYFRDVNKQDVLLFIDNIFRFVQ, from the coding sequence ATGAGAACCAATCCTACTACTTCGCGTCCCGGGATTTCCACAATTGAAGAAAAAAGCGTAGGGCGTATTGATCAAATTATTGGACCCGTGCTGGATATCACTTTTCCCCCGGGCAAGTTGCCTTATATTTATAATGCTTTGATAGTCAAGAGTCGAGACACTGCCGATAAGCAAATTAATGTGACTTGTGAGGTACAACAATTATTAGGAAATAATCGAGTTAGAGCTGTGGCTATGAGTGCTACAGAGGGGTTGATGAGAGGAATGGAAGTGATTGACACGGGAACTCCTCTCAGTGTTCCAGTCGGTGGAGCTACTCTCGGACGAATTTTTAACGTTCTTGGGGAGCCTATTGACAATTTGGGTCCTGTGGATACTAGTGCAACATTTCCTATTCATAGATCTGCGCCTGCCTTTATCGAGTTAGATACGAAATTATCTATCTTTGAAACAGGTATTAAGGTGGTCGATCTTTTAGCTCCCTATCGACGTGGAGGAAAAATCGGACTGTTTGGGGGGGCAGGAGTAGGTAAAACAGTACTCATCATGGAATTAATCAATAACATTGCTAAAGCTCATGGAGGCGTATCCGTATTTGGCGGAGTAGGGGAACGGACTCGTGAAGGAAATGATCTTTATATGGAAATGAAGGAATCCGGAGTAATTAATGAAAAAAATATTGAGGAATCAAAGGTAGCTCTAGTCTATGGCCAAATGAATGAACCGCCGGGAGCTCGTATGAGAGTTGGTTTAACTGCCCTAA